CCAATGGCTGGCCAACAGAATAGAGATCCTATACCAGAGCCGACGTCAGAACCAGGTCTATCGGTGTGCTCTGAAACATCTGGACATCGAAGCCGACCACACCATTCGCAGTATCGAGCGCCGTCTGGACCGCAACCGCCTCTACAGCTTCGATATCGGAACCGAGGCGGCCCTCAGCATCGGGGGGGCTCTGGAATATGTGCATCACGGATTCGATGGGATCGTAAATGTCTTTCCCTTCACCTGTATGCCCAGCACCATTTGTACCGCCGTCTTGAAACCCCTGCTGCACAAGATGAAGGTTCCATACATCGATGCGCCTTACGACGGAGGCATTCAGCCCAATCGGGAGGTGGCCCTGCGCACTTTCGCTTATCAAGCCAGACAGCATCTGGCATCCCGCAAAACGGGACAAACTTTAAGGCATTGAAATGAGCCAACAGACCATGATCATCAACGCCGTTCACCCGGAAGAATTCCGGGTCGCCCTCGTCGAAGGGCAGACCCTGGAAAGTTTCTTCATTGAAACGGCAACCCGCGGCAAAGTCGTGGGGAATATCTATAAAGGAATCATCACACACGTACAACCCAGCTTGCAGGCGGCTTTCGTAAATTACGGAAGAGAACGGAACGGTTTCCTCCCTTTTCCGGAAATTCATCCGGAATATTATGTCAAGGAACCCGTGGAACCCGTTCGCATTCAAAACGTCATTCAGCCGGGCCAGGAAGTGCTCGTCCAGGTAGTCAAAGAAGAAATCGGCAACAAGGGGGCGCTGCTCACCACTTATATTTCCCTTGCGGGCAGAGATGTGGTGCTGATGCCCGGACAGGCCCAGAGGGGGGTTTCCCGGAAGATCGAAAATGAAACGCAGAGGGACCGCCTCAAGGAACTGGCCCGTGATCTCAGGATTCCCGAGGAGATGGGAATCATCATTCGCACGGCCGCGGAAAACCGAACCAAACGCGAAGTGGCCAAGGACCTCAATCATCTTCTGAGGATCTGGGAGGAAATCAAGAAAATCGTCCAGGAAACCCCTGCCCCCGCGATCATCTATAAAGAACAGGATCTGGCCATACGGGTCATTCGAGACTACTTCACCCCCAATATCAAATCGATCCTGGTGGATGACCGGGAAGTCTTTCGTCAGGTAAAGGATTTCTTGCGTATCATCAGCCCCAAGCATCAGCGCCTAGCAAAATTCTACAAGGAAGAAGCTCCCATTTGCAGCAAGTACAACCTGGAAGACCAGATCGAACAGATCTTTCGCAAGAAGGTACCCCTGAAATCCGGAGGCCATTTGCTCATCGACCCCACCGAGGCTCTTGTGGCCATAGATGTCAACTCGGGTAGAACAAGCAGCGACGGTGCTCTGGAAGAAATGGTCTTCAAGGTGAACATGGAGGCGGCCACGGAAATTCCCCGTCAACTGCGCCTGCGGGATCTGGGGGGGTTGATCGTGATCGATTTCATCGACATGCGCGAAAACCGGCATATGCGCGATGTGGAGCGGCGGCTCAAGGAAGAGATCAAAAAAGACAAGGCCAAAATCACGGTAGGGCGCATTTCGCGCTTTGGACTACTGGAACTCTCGCGCCAGCACCTGGGCCTGAACATCCTTCGAGGGTCCTACAGAGAATGCCCTACATGCCAGGGCTCCGGCTTGATACGCTCCCCCGAAGCAACGGCCCTTTGCTACTTCCGCAAGATCTGGCTGGCCCTCGTGCAGAAAAAGCCGACATCCATCAAAGGGACGTTTGCCATCGACGTGGCCAACTATCTGCTCAACCAAAAGCGACAGGATCTCATCCATCTGGAAGATCGCTACAAAGCTACCATTACCATTGAAGGATCTTCCTCTCTCTTGCCGCATGAAGGGCATCTGGAATTTGTTCTCAAGGAAGCTCCCCCAAGCGCCTGATGGGACGAAAATTTTTCGAAGTAAGGATAAGAACAAGGGGAGATCTTTGATTCTCCCCTCTACCTATTGCCCTCCCTCATGACCCTGTGGGTTACAACGAACCACGAAAACCGGTGGGGCGGTAAATAAGTCAGCCTATTCACCGACTCACCCTTTCACCGATTTTTCATATCGAATGGATTTCATGGAAACCCTCTACCACCCTAAACGATCACATATCGCCTGATGGTGTGGACCACTTCGTCGGGATCATCGAGGACCGTGAGAAGGTCCAGATCTTCGGGAGATATGTACCCATTCTTGATCAGATTGCTTCGCACCCAATCCAGCAGCCCTCCCCAGTAATCGCTTCCCACCAGTATGACTGGAAACGGCTTGATGCGCTTGGTTTGTATGAGGGTCAACGCCTCGAAGACCTCATCCATGGTGCCGAATCCCCCGGGCATGCCGACATAGGCCTGAGCATACTTGACGAACATTACCTTGCGAACGAAAAAATACTGGAAGTCTATCTTGAGGTTCGAGTAGGGATTGGGTTTCTGCTCCAGGGGAAGCACGATATTGAGCCCTACCGACTTGGCCCCCCCTTCGGCTGCGCCCCTGTTGCCGGCTTCCATGATCCCGGGCCCTCCGCCCGTGATGATGTGATAACCGTTTTGAGCCAGTTTTCTAGCAATGAGGACGGTCTTTTCGTAGTTTTCGTCGCCTGGTTTCACACGGGCTGAACCAAAAATAGATACGGCAGGGTACAGGTCCGAGAGGGTTTCAAACCCATCTACCAATTCAGCCAGGATCTTAAAAAGCCTCCATGAATCAC
This region of Desulforhabdus amnigena genomic DNA includes:
- a CDS encoding LOG family protein, giving the protein MSEKQYLIDAMTVSDSWRLFKILAELVDGFETLSDLYPAVSIFGSARVKPGDENYEKTVLIARKLAQNGYHIITGGGPGIMEAGNRGAAEGGAKSVGLNIVLPLEQKPNPYSNLKIDFQYFFVRKVMFVKYAQAYVGMPGGFGTMDEVFEALTLIQTKRIKPFPVILVGSDYWGGLLDWVRSNLIKNGYISPEDLDLLTVLDDPDEVVHTIRRYVIV
- a CDS encoding Rne/Rng family ribonuclease, translating into MSQQTMIINAVHPEEFRVALVEGQTLESFFIETATRGKVVGNIYKGIITHVQPSLQAAFVNYGRERNGFLPFPEIHPEYYVKEPVEPVRIQNVIQPGQEVLVQVVKEEIGNKGALLTTYISLAGRDVVLMPGQAQRGVSRKIENETQRDRLKELARDLRIPEEMGIIIRTAAENRTKREVAKDLNHLLRIWEEIKKIVQETPAPAIIYKEQDLAIRVIRDYFTPNIKSILVDDREVFRQVKDFLRIISPKHQRLAKFYKEEAPICSKYNLEDQIEQIFRKKVPLKSGGHLLIDPTEALVAIDVNSGRTSSDGALEEMVFKVNMEAATEIPRQLRLRDLGGLIVIDFIDMRENRHMRDVERRLKEEIKKDKAKITVGRISRFGLLELSRQHLGLNILRGSYRECPTCQGSGLIRSPEATALCYFRKIWLALVQKKPTSIKGTFAIDVANYLLNQKRQDLIHLEDRYKATITIEGSSSLLPHEGHLEFVLKEAPPSA